A stretch of Oncorhynchus masou masou isolate Uvic2021 unplaced genomic scaffold, UVic_Omas_1.1 unplaced_scaffold_564, whole genome shotgun sequence DNA encodes these proteins:
- the LOC135536164 gene encoding stonustoxin subunit beta-like → DVGQTVSELREKLEDFLKGEWTKISTTVNIVDVVLPPEPKTREQLLQYSCQLTLDPNTADTLLSLSEGNRKVTRTHQVQPYPDHPDRFTNWCQVLCREGLSGRCYWEVERTGGVAKAVTYKDISRTVKGNDGGFGYNNKSWSLKCSSVGYCFRHNNVVTKVSDPQSSRVGVYLDHKAGTLSFYSVSDTMTLLHRVQTTFTQPLYPGFRLYYYYNDTAELVKL, encoded by the exons GATGTGGGTCAGACTgtgtctgaactgagagagaaactagaagacttccttaaaggagaatggaccaagatctccactacag tgaatatagtggatgttgtactgcctccagagcccaagaccagagaacagttgttacaat attcctgtcagctcacactggacccaaacacagcagacacactcctctctctgtctgaagggaacagaaaggtgacacGTACACACCAAGTCCAACCAtatcctgaccatccagacagattcaccAACTGGTGTCAggttctgtgtagagagggtctgtctggacgctgttactgggaggtggagaggactggTGGTGTTGCTAAAGCAGTAACATATAAAGACATCAGCAGAACAGTGAAGGGTAATGATGGTGGATTTGGATACAATAACAAGTCCTGGAGTTTAAAGTGCTCTAGTGTTGGTTAttgtttcagacacaataatgttgTGACTAAAGTATCAGAccctcagtcctccagagtaggagtgtacctggatcacaaggcaggtactctgtccttctacagtgtctctgacacaatgaccctcctccacagagtccagaccacattcactcagcccctctatcctgggtttaggctctattattattataatgatactgctgagctggttaaactgtaa
- the LOC135536168 gene encoding stonustoxin subunit beta-like codes for LQRYQCLSLSLSLQRYQSLSSISVSSDLPSIVVRPLQSFGDVSQTVSELREKLEDFLKGEWTKISTTVNIVDVVLPPEPKTREQLLQYSCQLTLDPNTAHTQLSLSEGNRKVTCTHQVQPYPDHPDRFTNWWQVLCREGLSGRCYWEVEWTGGVVTAVSYKDISRTGRDGGFGLNNKSWSLYYYSGGYWFIHNNVETKVSGPQSSRVGVYLDHKAGTLSFYSVSDTMTLLHRVQTTFTQPLYPGFCLNDYNDTAELVKL; via the exons tctccagaggtatcagtgtctctctctctctctctctctccagaggtatcagtctctctccagtatcagtgtatcttcagacttacccagcatcgttgtccgtcctcttcagtcctttggagatgtgagtcagactgtgtctgaactgagagagaaactagaagacttccttaaaggagaatggaccaagatctccactacag tgaatatagtggatgttgtactgcctccagagcccaagaccagagaacagttgttacaat attcctgtcagctcacactggacccaaacacagcacacacacaactctctctgtctgaagggaacagaaaggtgacctgtacacaccaagtccaaccatatcctgaccatccagacagattcaccaactggtggcaggttctgtgtagagagggtctgtctggacgctgttactgggaggtggagtggACTGGTGGTGTTGTTACAGCAGTCTCATATAAAGACATCAGCAGAACAGGGAGAGATGGTGGATTTGGACTCAATAACAAGTCCTGGAGTTTATATTACTATAGTGGTGGTTATTGGTTCATACACAATAATGTTGAGACTAAagtatcaggccctcagtcctccagagtaggagtgtacctggatcacaaggcaggtactctgtccttctacagtgtctctgacacaatgaccctcctccacagagtccagaccacatttactcagcccctctatcctgggtttTGTCTCAATGATTATAATGATactgctgagctggttaaactgtaa